One Marinibacterium anthonyi genomic region harbors:
- the sugA_3 gene encoding Trehalose transport system permease protein SugA, protein MEPDPIMTQKTGLTGQRTRAAWMFIAPMLIVLAAVALYPLARTIWFGFTDASLNDIDSAEWVGIRNYLEWLDYGNGQGEWLGLLADDRWWRSVWNTLKFAFVSVFFETLFGLIVALVLNAQFPGRAIVRTAVLVPWAIPTVVSAKLWGWMLHDQFGIINDMLMKVGILSAPIAWTASPDTAMTAVMMVDIWKTTPFMALLILAGLQMIPGDIYEAARLDGINPVRVFRRVTLPLVMPALLVGVVFRALDALRVFDIVYVLTPNTDATRTMSLYARENLFDYDKFAYGSAASTLLFLVVALITITFIYATRMDLEGKEDR, encoded by the coding sequence ATGGAACCGGACCCGATCATGACCCAGAAGACCGGCCTGACAGGACAGCGCACCCGCGCGGCATGGATGTTCATCGCGCCGATGCTGATCGTGCTCGCCGCCGTGGCGCTTTACCCGCTGGCGCGCACGATCTGGTTCGGCTTCACCGATGCCTCGCTGAACGACATCGACAGCGCTGAATGGGTGGGGATCCGCAACTACCTGGAATGGCTGGACTACGGCAACGGCCAGGGCGAATGGCTGGGCCTGCTGGCCGACGACCGCTGGTGGCGGTCGGTTTGGAACACGCTGAAATTCGCCTTTGTCTCGGTCTTCTTCGAAACCCTTTTCGGGCTGATCGTCGCCCTGGTGCTGAACGCGCAATTCCCGGGTCGCGCCATAGTCCGCACCGCCGTTCTGGTGCCCTGGGCGATCCCGACGGTGGTGTCCGCCAAGCTGTGGGGCTGGATGCTGCATGACCAGTTCGGGATCATCAACGACATGCTGATGAAGGTCGGCATCCTCTCGGCCCCCATCGCGTGGACCGCGTCGCCCGACACCGCCATGACCGCCGTCATGATGGTCGACATCTGGAAGACCACGCCGTTCATGGCCCTGCTGATCCTGGCCGGCCTGCAGATGATCCCCGGCGACATCTACGAGGCCGCCAGGCTGGACGGCATCAACCCGGTGCGCGTCTTTCGCCGCGTGACCCTGCCGCTGGTGATGCCCGCGCTTCTGGTCGGCGTCGTCTTCCGGGCGCTGGATGCGCTTCGGGTCTTCGACATCGTCTACGTGCTGACACCGAACACCGACGCCACCCGCACCATGTCGCTTTATGCGCGCGAAAACCTCTTTGATTACGACAAGTTCGCCTATGGCTCGGCCGCCTCGACCCTGCTGTTCCTCGTCGTGGCGCTGATCACCATCACCTTCATATACGCCACCCGCATGGACCTTGAAGGCAAGGAAGACCGCTGA
- the sugB_4 gene encoding Trehalose transport system permease protein SugB, whose amino-acid sequence MAIIKRIGFWALVTVIVAQAVFPFYYAILTSFESGQDLFDINYLPKVIDFVNYRMAFENGVFGRQILNSVFVAAVVVALSLVLAVTASFALARIPFRGRGKILLLILSVSMFPQIAVLSGLFAMVRAMGLFNSLWSLVFSYMIFTLPFTVWVLTTFMRKLPVEIEEAAIMDGAKPLTIIRRVFLPLLWPAMVTTGLLAFIHAWNEFLFALTFLSTDTQRTVPVAIALISGASEFEIPWGSIMAASVIVTLPLVALVLVFQRKIISGLTAGAVKG is encoded by the coding sequence ATGGCCATCATCAAACGCATCGGCTTCTGGGCGCTGGTCACCGTGATCGTGGCGCAGGCGGTCTTTCCCTTCTACTACGCCATCCTGACCTCGTTCGAGAGCGGGCAGGACCTGTTCGACATCAACTACCTGCCCAAGGTCATCGACTTCGTGAACTACCGCATGGCCTTCGAAAACGGGGTCTTCGGGCGGCAGATCCTGAATTCGGTCTTCGTGGCCGCCGTGGTCGTGGCGCTGTCGCTGGTCCTGGCCGTCACCGCGTCCTTCGCGCTGGCGCGGATCCCGTTCCGGGGGCGGGGCAAGATCCTGCTGCTGATCCTGTCGGTGTCGATGTTCCCGCAAATCGCGGTGCTGTCGGGTCTTTTCGCCATGGTGCGCGCCATGGGGCTGTTCAATTCGCTGTGGAGCCTGGTCTTTTCCTACATGATCTTCACCCTGCCCTTCACGGTCTGGGTGCTGACCACCTTCATGCGCAAGCTGCCGGTCGAGATCGAGGAGGCGGCGATCATGGACGGGGCGAAACCGCTGACCATCATCCGCCGGGTTTTCCTGCCGCTGCTGTGGCCCGCGATGGTCACCACCGGGCTGCTGGCCTTCATCCACGCCTGGAACGAATTCCTGTTCGCGCTGACCTTCCTGTCGACCGATACCCAGCGCACCGTTCCCGTCGCCATCGCCCTGATCTCGGGCGCCAGCGAATTCGAAATTCCCTGGGGCAGCATCATGGCCGCGTCGGTCATCGTCACCCTGCCGCTCGTCGCGCTGGTCCTGGTCTTCCAGCGCAAGATCATCTCGGGCCTGACCGCCGGCGCAGTGAAAGGATAG
- the malK_4 gene encoding Maltose/maltodextrin import ATP-binding protein MalK has protein sequence MATVELTHVCKRFGTHQVISDVTLSLEQGEFVVFVGPSGCGKSTLLRMIAGLEEITSGHLRIGGADMTERLPADRGVAMVFQSYALYPHMSVYQNMAFGLEQARLKKTAIRDRVLGAARMLQIEELLERKPRALSGGQRQRVAIGRAITRDPRVFLFDEPLSNLDAALRGETRVEIARLHARLADTTMIYVTHDQVEAMTLADRIVVLNGGHVEQVGAPLELYDRPASKFVAGFIGSPRMNFLTGDIAARHGAETCGIRPEDLAIADTGDWPGRVLLTEALGADTYVHVETDLSSEPLIARAPGRSGFRAGQSVGLTPDPERFHLFDADGRPVTTRQKAKA, from the coding sequence ATGGCAACCGTCGAACTGACCCATGTCTGCAAGCGTTTCGGCACGCACCAGGTGATCAGCGATGTCACCCTGTCGCTGGAGCAGGGCGAATTCGTCGTTTTCGTCGGCCCATCGGGCTGCGGCAAGTCCACCCTGCTGCGCATGATCGCCGGGCTTGAGGAGATCACGTCCGGGCACCTGCGCATCGGCGGCGCGGACATGACCGAACGGCTGCCCGCCGACCGGGGCGTGGCGATGGTCTTTCAATCCTACGCGCTTTATCCGCACATGAGTGTCTACCAGAACATGGCCTTCGGCCTGGAACAGGCCAGGCTGAAGAAGACCGCGATCCGGGACCGGGTACTTGGGGCCGCGCGGATGCTGCAGATCGAGGAGCTGCTTGAGCGCAAGCCAAGGGCCCTGTCCGGCGGGCAGCGCCAGAGGGTCGCCATCGGCCGCGCCATCACCCGCGATCCCCGCGTCTTCCTGTTCGACGAACCGCTGTCGAACCTCGACGCCGCCTTGCGCGGCGAAACGCGGGTGGAAATCGCCCGGCTGCATGCGCGCCTGGCCGACACCACGATGATCTACGTCACCCACGACCAGGTCGAGGCGATGACCCTTGCCGACCGCATCGTCGTGCTGAACGGCGGCCATGTGGAACAGGTCGGCGCACCGCTGGAATTGTACGACCGCCCCGCGTCGAAATTCGTGGCGGGCTTCATTGGCAGCCCCCGGATGAACTTCCTGACCGGCGACATCGCGGCGCGGCACGGCGCCGAAACCTGCGGCATCCGCCCCGAGGACCTGGCCATCGCCGACACCGGCGACTGGCCCGGCCGCGTCCTGCTGACCGAAGCGCTGGGGGCCGACACCTACGTGCACGTGGAAACCGACCTGTCGTCCGAACCGCTGATCGCGCGGGCACCGGGGCGCAGCGGCTTCCGGGCGGGCCAGTCCGTCGGGCTGACCCCCGATCCCGAACGTTTCCATCTTTTCGACGCGGACGGCCGTCCGGTCACGACCCGGCAAAAGGCAAAGGCATGA
- the hldE_2 gene encoding Bifunctional protein HldE: MTPRRICVIGNLNADLVMGPLTNWPLPGTESFLDRCDFRVGGSAGNTALVLHRLKAQAGLVSATGDDDLAVMLTDSFCGPLDRVARLTGRSGITVGLTHPDSDRSFLSFTGHLDRTDLALMCDQLADWPLDGALALVSGGFAIPGLRPGMRALLDHLRLEGAETAIDPGWPGEGWTVATRAETMSWAQAAHHLLVNDKELAGLTGTPDPERALDGLRDSLPGDTTIVVKRGPQGALAHGPFGRAHASATALAPFDTVGAGDAFNAGYLAALAAGAPLPDALTAGTQTAGAVISAFPRDTGPLPGWRDHATQHTSADRR, translated from the coding sequence ATGACCCCGCGCCGGATCTGCGTCATCGGCAACCTCAATGCCGACCTGGTCATGGGCCCGCTGACGAACTGGCCGCTGCCTGGCACCGAAAGCTTCCTGGACCGCTGCGATTTCCGCGTCGGCGGATCGGCGGGCAACACCGCGCTGGTCCTGCACCGGCTGAAGGCGCAGGCGGGCCTGGTGTCGGCCACCGGCGATGACGACCTGGCGGTGATGCTGACGGACTCCTTCTGTGGCCCGCTCGACCGCGTCGCCCGGCTGACCGGGCGCTCCGGCATCACCGTCGGCCTCACCCATCCCGACAGCGATCGCAGCTTCCTGTCCTTCACCGGCCATCTCGACCGCACCGACCTGGCGCTGATGTGCGATCAGCTGGCCGACTGGCCGCTGGACGGCGCGCTGGCGCTGGTGTCCGGCGGCTTCGCCATCCCCGGGCTGCGCCCCGGGATGCGGGCATTGCTGGATCATCTGCGGCTGGAAGGTGCGGAAACCGCCATCGACCCGGGCTGGCCCGGCGAGGGCTGGACCGTCGCCACAAGGGCCGAGACGATGAGCTGGGCGCAGGCGGCGCATCACCTGCTGGTCAACGACAAGGAACTGGCCGGGCTCACGGGCACACCCGATCCTGAACGCGCGCTGGACGGCTTGCGCGACAGCCTGCCGGGCGACACGACCATCGTGGTCAAGCGCGGGCCGCAAGGCGCGCTGGCCCACGGCCCATTCGGACGGGCCCATGCCAGCGCCACCGCCCTTGCCCCCTTCGACACCGTGGGGGCGGGCGATGCGTTCAACGCCGGCTACCTCGCCGCCCTGGCCGCCGGAGCCCCCTTGCCCGACGCCCTGACCGCCGGCACCCAAACCGCCGGCGCCGTCATTTCCGCCTTTCCACGCGACACCGGCCCGCTTCCCGGCTGGAGGGACCATGCCACGCAACATACTTCTGCTGATCGCCGATGA
- the betC_2 gene encoding Choline-sulfatase: MPRNILLLIADDLGLMTGCYGDPTAQTPNIDRLAATGTRFSHAFASTASCSGSRSTVYTGLHTHQSGQYGLNHARHHFQTFETVATAPALLNAAGYATGIIGKVHVGPDAVYPWTWRDESWGRDVGWMADRAGAFLDDAGGRPFFLTLGFIDPHRDATRAGFGAPDGPDPGFRPENVAIPAFLDDLPDVRAELAAYHHAIARMDRGVGLVLDLLRARGLEDDTLVIFLSDNGAPFIHSKTTLYDAGIRLPLIIRHPGTAPAVSGAMASFVDILPTLIDWAGAPPPADDHPRDGRSLLPVLGREGRPQGWEAVFGSHTFHEVTNYWPTRFLRTDRYKYHRNVAWQLPFPISTDIYGSISFEAMRRAAPDSIERRVHRPAQELYDLEADPMETRDIAGDPGLAGVLADLRARLEAWQRRTDDPWLFRDGVSELALRDHLRDGLQLPDRWDFTARE; encoded by the coding sequence ATGCCACGCAACATACTTCTGCTGATCGCCGATGACCTGGGCCTGATGACGGGGTGCTACGGCGACCCGACGGCGCAGACCCCCAACATCGACCGGCTTGCCGCCACCGGCACCCGGTTTTCCCATGCCTTCGCGTCGACCGCGTCCTGTTCGGGCAGCCGCAGCACGGTCTACACCGGGCTGCACACCCACCAGTCGGGGCAGTACGGGTTGAACCATGCCCGACACCATTTCCAGACCTTCGAAACCGTCGCCACCGCGCCCGCCCTGCTGAATGCCGCCGGCTACGCGACCGGCATCATCGGCAAGGTCCACGTGGGTCCCGACGCGGTCTATCCCTGGACCTGGCGCGACGAAAGCTGGGGCCGCGACGTGGGGTGGATGGCCGACCGCGCCGGGGCCTTCCTGGACGACGCGGGCGGGCGGCCCTTTTTCCTGACGCTGGGCTTCATCGACCCCCACCGCGACGCCACCCGCGCGGGCTTTGGCGCGCCGGATGGGCCGGACCCCGGTTTCCGGCCGGAAAACGTCGCCATCCCGGCGTTCCTCGACGACCTGCCGGACGTGCGCGCGGAACTGGCCGCCTATCACCACGCCATCGCCCGGATGGACCGGGGCGTCGGGCTGGTGCTGGACCTGCTGCGCGCACGCGGGCTGGAAGACGACACGCTGGTGATCTTCCTGTCGGACAACGGCGCGCCGTTCATCCATTCCAAGACCACGCTGTATGACGCCGGTATCCGCCTGCCCCTGATCATCCGTCATCCCGGCACGGCGCCCGCTGTCAGCGGTGCCATGGCCAGTTTTGTCGACATCCTGCCCACCCTGATCGACTGGGCCGGCGCGCCACCGCCCGCCGACGATCATCCCCGCGACGGCCGCAGCCTGCTGCCTGTCCTCGGCCGCGAAGGCCGCCCCCAAGGGTGGGAGGCCGTCTTCGGCTCGCACACGTTCCACGAGGTGACGAACTACTGGCCCACCCGCTTCCTGCGCACGGACCGCTACAAGTACCACCGCAACGTCGCCTGGCAGCTGCCCTTCCCGATCTCGACCGACATCTACGGCTCGATCTCCTTCGAGGCCATGCGCCGCGCCGCCCCCGACAGCATCGAACGCCGGGTGCATCGCCCGGCCCAAGAGCTTTATGACCTCGAAGCCGACCCGATGGAGACCCGCGACATCGCCGGCGACCCCGGACTGGCCGGCGTGCTGGCGGACCTGCGCGCGCGGCTGGAGGCCTGGCAGCGGCGTACCGACGATCCCTGGCTGTTCCGCGACGGGGTGTCTGAACTGGCGCTGCGCGATCATCTGCGGGACGGCCTGCAATTGCCCGACAGGTGGGATTTCACCGCGCGGGAATGA
- a CDS encoding anti-sigma factor, putative, ChrR family yields MKSIQPHERKVANIFDDTAFDAYDPEGISETGTSIIKLNASAGRDVGFYIYRMEPGSQSTPHRHGGAEEFVIIQGELIDNDGTVYKQGDVVWLAEGTEHTSHTETGCLIAVYAESGEEAPSNRA; encoded by the coding sequence ATGAAATCAATTCAACCGCATGAGCGCAAGGTCGCGAACATCTTCGATGACACCGCCTTCGACGCCTACGATCCCGAGGGGATCTCGGAGACCGGCACCTCGATCATCAAGCTGAATGCCTCGGCCGGCCGCGACGTGGGGTTCTACATCTACAGGATGGAGCCCGGATCGCAATCGACCCCGCATCGCCACGGCGGGGCCGAGGAATTCGTGATCATCCAGGGCGAGTTGATCGACAATGACGGCACGGTCTACAAGCAGGGCGACGTGGTCTGGCTGGCCGAAGGGACCGAACATACGTCGCATACAGAAACCGGATGCCTGATCGCTGTCTATGCCGAATCCGGCGAAGAGGCGCCGAGCAACCGGGCCTGA
- the tmd_1 gene encoding Trimethylamine dehydrogenase, protein MPRDPRHDVLFEPVKIRPVTARNRFDQVPHCNGTGRTCPSSKADKRRVKADGGCAMICTEEVEIHPFADHSPRAGGRRMVLTDIPDLRRWHVTAAKRAQTVGFEVDLVCAGHQLSTISHVLSRHRNRRTDAWADRWKTGPGCRAGRSDETRPGGCGRDGGLGPGMRRPLRSGWCVVADDDGRGA, encoded by the coding sequence ATGCCCCGCGACCCGCGACACGACGTCCTGTTTGAGCCCGTGAAGATCCGTCCGGTGACCGCCCGCAACCGGTTCGACCAGGTGCCCCATTGCAACGGCACGGGCCGCACTTGTCCGTCCAGCAAGGCTGACAAGCGCCGGGTGAAGGCCGACGGAGGCTGTGCGATGATCTGTACAGAAGAGGTCGAAATCCACCCCTTCGCCGATCATTCGCCCCGGGCCGGGGGCCGCCGGATGGTCCTGACGGACATCCCCGACCTGCGCCGCTGGCACGTGACGGCGGCGAAACGCGCGCAGACGGTCGGGTTCGAGGTGGACCTTGTCTGTGCCGGCCACCAGCTGTCCACGATCTCGCATGTCCTGTCGCGCCATCGCAACCGCCGTACGGACGCCTGGGCGGATAGGTGGAAAACCGGGCCCGGCTGCCGCGCCGGACGGTCTGATGAAACACGACCGGGTGGCTGTGGGCGAGACGGCGGATTGGGGCCGGGCATGAGGCGGCCCTTGCGATCCGGCTGGTGCGTCGTGGCCGATGACGACGGGAGGGGCGCTTGA
- the potA_15 gene encoding Spermidine/putrescine import ATP-binding protein PotA, translating to MPSDTFISIRNVEKVFGTFQAIHGVSMDIAHGEFFSLLGASGCGKTTLLRMLAGFEGPSSGEIYIDGQPMSDVPPHMRPVNMVFQNYAIFPHLNVRDNIAYGLRKQRLSRAKRRDMVDEMLDLIKLPGYGDRGANELSGGQRQRIALARALILRPKVLLLDEPLGALDKQLREQMQLELRALQRTVGITFVFVTHDQEEALALSDRIAVMARGRVLQLDAPSGLYERPNSREVASFIGTMNFFDGVVSDVTGGRLRIAVPGLGGVAALPGDRRYSAGDRVQVALRPEKLDLSETRPVQPGSAVAGTLQTSSYLGERSNFYVLVDGVAQPVAVSAQNRSRSAGVGDGARPVWLSWDDDDVVLLAAE from the coding sequence ATGCCCAGCGATACCTTCATATCTATCCGCAACGTCGAAAAGGTCTTCGGGACATTCCAGGCGATCCACGGCGTGTCGATGGACATCGCCCATGGCGAATTCTTTTCGCTGCTGGGCGCGTCGGGGTGCGGCAAGACGACCCTCTTGCGGATGCTGGCGGGTTTCGAAGGCCCCAGTTCCGGCGAGATCTACATCGATGGCCAGCCCATGTCCGACGTGCCGCCGCACATGCGCCCGGTGAACATGGTGTTCCAGAACTACGCGATCTTTCCGCATCTGAACGTGCGCGACAACATCGCCTATGGCTTGCGCAAGCAGCGCCTGTCGCGCGCCAAACGCCGCGACATGGTCGACGAGATGCTCGATCTGATCAAGCTGCCCGGCTACGGCGACCGGGGCGCCAATGAATTGTCGGGCGGCCAGAGGCAGCGCATCGCGCTGGCCCGCGCGCTGATCCTGCGGCCCAAGGTGCTGTTGCTGGATGAACCGCTGGGCGCGCTGGACAAGCAGCTGCGCGAGCAGATGCAGCTGGAATTGCGCGCGCTGCAGCGCACCGTCGGCATCACCTTCGTCTTCGTCACCCACGACCAGGAAGAGGCGTTGGCGCTGTCGGATCGCATCGCCGTCATGGCGCGGGGCAGGGTGCTGCAGCTGGACGCGCCCAGCGGTCTGTACGAACGCCCCAATTCGCGCGAGGTGGCGTCGTTCATCGGCACGATGAACTTCTTTGACGGTGTCGTGTCGGATGTGACCGGGGGCCGCTTGCGGATCGCGGTGCCGGGGCTTGGGGGCGTCGCGGCCCTGCCCGGAGACCGCCGCTACAGCGCCGGTGACCGGGTGCAGGTGGCGCTGCGTCCCGAAAAGCTCGACCTCAGCGAAACGCGCCCCGTGCAGCCCGGCTCGGCGGTGGCGGGCACGCTGCAGACTTCGTCCTACCTGGGCGAGCGCAGCAATTTCTACGTCCTGGTCGACGGGGTCGCGCAGCCGGTGGCGGTTTCGGCGCAGAACAGGTCCCGGTCGGCCGGGGTCGGCGACGGCGCGCGGCCCGTTTGGCTCAGCTGGGATGACGATGACGTCGTTCTGCTGGCCGCGGAGTGA
- the ydcV_12 gene encoding Inner membrane ABC transporter permease protein YdcV — MSADTYITRPNRALRIYAVIFLIVLYLPVLFLPLFSFNDSIYIKFPLTGFTLQWYADLFAREPVWHALMNSLKVGAVVAVLSTIFGIFAAKAITRYRFPGRGPVVGFVMLPLVVPLIIFGVALLVLFSQMGVKLTLYTVGIGHLIICLPFAIATLIPRFEGFDRSIEEASADLGENAWWTFWRVTLPMIFPGVMASLMLTFTVSFDEFIMAFFLSGTQPTLPMYIWGQLRFPKELPSILALSSIIILASFVIVFLGQWINRGANGRTIRGE, encoded by the coding sequence ATGAGCGCGGACACCTACATCACCCGGCCCAACCGGGCGCTGCGGATCTATGCGGTGATCTTCCTGATCGTGCTGTACCTGCCGGTCCTGTTCCTGCCGCTTTTCAGCTTCAACGACTCGATCTACATCAAATTCCCGCTGACCGGCTTCACGCTGCAATGGTACGCGGACCTGTTCGCGCGCGAACCGGTGTGGCACGCGCTGATGAACAGCCTGAAGGTCGGCGCGGTGGTCGCTGTCCTGTCGACCATCTTCGGGATCTTCGCCGCCAAGGCGATCACGCGCTACCGCTTTCCGGGGCGCGGGCCGGTCGTGGGGTTCGTCATGCTGCCGCTGGTGGTGCCGCTGATCATCTTCGGTGTCGCGCTTCTGGTGCTTTTCAGCCAGATGGGCGTCAAGCTGACCCTTTATACGGTCGGCATCGGCCACCTGATCATCTGCCTGCCCTTCGCCATCGCCACGCTGATCCCCCGGTTCGAAGGCTTCGACCGCTCGATCGAGGAAGCCTCGGCCGACCTGGGTGAAAACGCCTGGTGGACATTCTGGCGGGTGACGCTGCCGATGATCTTTCCCGGCGTGATGGCCAGCCTGATGCTGACCTTCACCGTGTCCTTCGACGAATTCATCATGGCCTTCTTCCTGTCCGGAACGCAGCCGACGCTGCCCATGTACATCTGGGGGCAGCTGCGGTTCCCCAAGGAACTTCCGTCCATCCTGGCGCTGTCGTCGATCATCATCCTGGCGTCCTTCGTGATCGTCTTCCTGGGCCAGTGGATCAACCGTGGCGCCAATGGCAGAACCATCAGGGGGGAATGA
- the potH_9 gene encoding Putrescine transport system permease protein PotH, producing MSEQTAAEADLSKARSERTGRTGRTGRLSRMFYRSEALRGLGLLSPALLFMLAAILVPFGILIVMSFWTASGFDFDTTWSLANYQGFFERPIYMALLKRSLWISGIATVATVVLCYPMAYYVAFHVHRNKMMWIVLITLPFWTSYLLRVFAWKVVLGYEGVINSALMAAGLIDAPLQFLLYSQSAVVITLTHAWAAFAILPIYVSLEKIDRSLLEAATDLGDGPVMRFLRVTLPLSLPGVTSASLLIFIPTTGDYITPALLGGPDAAMIGNLIQKLFGPINNWPMGAAVSIMLMLCIALISGVFILLTIFLRRRIS from the coding sequence ATGAGCGAACAAACGGCCGCAGAGGCGGACCTGTCCAAGGCCCGATCAGAACGAACGGGACGAACCGGGCGAACGGGGCGATTGTCGCGGATGTTCTACCGGTCCGAGGCCCTGCGCGGCCTGGGCCTTCTGTCGCCTGCGCTGCTGTTCATGCTGGCGGCCATTCTTGTCCCTTTCGGCATCCTGATCGTGATGAGCTTCTGGACCGCGTCGGGGTTCGACTTTGACACGACCTGGTCGCTGGCCAATTATCAGGGTTTCTTTGAACGGCCGATCTACATGGCGCTGCTCAAGCGGTCGCTGTGGATCTCGGGCATCGCCACGGTGGCGACGGTGGTTCTGTGCTATCCGATGGCCTATTACGTCGCCTTCCACGTTCATCGCAACAAGATGATGTGGATCGTCCTGATAACCCTGCCGTTCTGGACAAGCTACCTGCTGCGGGTCTTCGCCTGGAAGGTGGTGCTGGGCTATGAGGGGGTCATCAATTCGGCGCTGATGGCCGCCGGGTTAATCGATGCGCCGCTGCAATTCCTGCTGTACAGCCAATCCGCCGTCGTGATCACGCTGACCCACGCCTGGGCGGCCTTTGCCATCCTGCCGATCTACGTGTCGCTGGAAAAGATCGACCGGTCCCTGCTGGAAGCGGCGACAGACCTGGGCGACGGGCCGGTCATGCGGTTCCTGCGGGTGACGCTGCCGCTGTCGCTGCCCGGCGTGACCTCGGCCAGCCTTTTGATCTTTATCCCCACCACCGGCGATTACATCACGCCGGCGCTGCTGGGCGGGCCGGATGCGGCGATGATCGGCAACCTGATCCAGAAACTGTTCGGCCCGATCAACAACTGGCCGATGGGGGCGGCGGTGTCGATCATGCTGATGCTGTGCATCGCGCTGATCAGCGGGGTTTTCATCCTGTTGACCATCTTCCTGCGGAGGCGCATTTCATGA
- the potD_6 gene encoding Spermidine/putrescine-binding periplasmic protein precursor, whose amino-acid sequence MDLLDHLGSLREGKLSRRAFSRSLLAAGVGVVSMPVARRRAFASSEDQATYFTWGGYDIPDLFVPYREKHGELPNFAVFGGSEEALTKMRGGFVVDVAHPCNQALPRWVATDLFQPIDTTRLSNWPDIMPELIDLPGNKGDGTDVWMAPFDWGQTSVTYRTDIVEVEGEESWDMLWDERYSGRLGSLAAGADAWWCGAIKAGVDFADIDTPEAFDRIAEVMRAQRPLIRTYTDDTTTLEQALASGEMVAAMTWNSSAVVLQSQDVPVKFAKPREGALTWVCGLMIHKEAPRIDAAYDVIDSLLSVDSGKFMISDYGYGHSNTKAFEAFDDATLEGLGLSTHPTEILEAGHFQVPQTQEWETRMNALFEEIKAGF is encoded by the coding sequence ATGGATCTACTGGACCATCTGGGATCGCTGCGCGAGGGCAAGCTGAGCCGCCGCGCCTTCAGCCGATCGCTGCTTGCCGCCGGTGTCGGTGTGGTGTCGATGCCCGTGGCACGGCGGCGCGCCTTCGCGTCGTCCGAAGACCAGGCGACGTATTTCACCTGGGGCGGCTACGACATTCCCGACCTTTTCGTGCCCTACAGGGAAAAGCACGGCGAACTGCCCAATTTCGCTGTCTTCGGCGGGTCCGAAGAAGCCCTGACCAAGATGCGCGGCGGCTTTGTCGTCGATGTGGCGCACCCCTGCAACCAGGCGCTGCCCCGCTGGGTCGCGACGGACCTGTTCCAGCCCATCGACACCACGCGGCTGTCGAACTGGCCCGACATCATGCCCGAACTGATCGATCTGCCGGGCAACAAGGGCGATGGGACGGATGTGTGGATGGCGCCGTTCGACTGGGGGCAGACGTCGGTCACCTACCGCACCGACATCGTCGAGGTCGAGGGCGAGGAATCCTGGGACATGCTGTGGGATGAACGCTATTCGGGGCGGCTGGGCAGCCTGGCTGCCGGCGCCGATGCATGGTGGTGCGGCGCCATCAAGGCCGGCGTCGATTTCGCCGATATCGACACGCCCGAAGCCTTCGACAGGATCGCCGAGGTCATGCGCGCCCAACGCCCGCTGATCCGCACCTATACCGACGACACGACCACGCTGGAACAGGCGCTTGCCTCGGGCGAGATGGTGGCCGCGATGACCTGGAATTCCTCGGCCGTGGTGCTGCAATCCCAGGATGTCCCGGTGAAGTTCGCCAAGCCCAGAGAAGGCGCGCTGACCTGGGTGTGCGGGCTGATGATCCACAAGGAGGCGCCCCGGATCGACGCGGCCTATGACGTGATCGACTCGCTGCTCAGCGTCGACTCAGGCAAGTTCATGATCAGCGACTACGGATACGGACATTCAAATACCAAGGCGTTCGAGGCCTTCGACGATGCAACGCTCGAGGGGCTGGGCCTGAGCACACATCCGACCGAAATCCTCGAGGCCGGTCACTTCCAGGTTCCCCAGACCCAGGAATGGGAAACCAGGATGAACGCTCTCTTCGAAGAGATCAAAGCCGGCTTCTGA